In one Bacillus thuringiensis genomic region, the following are encoded:
- a CDS encoding M48 family metallopeptidase has translation MVHTYLGETINFHITYKKKKSVRLFVDSYGNVEVQAPKGTPVEYLVQLLEEKWDWIQTTRKEMQERAHGPQEKDYDQGEGFLYLGNTYPIQISQDISIEQDNAIFEGDKLHIYVKELKDEKIQQALKRFYYKQCKTLVEKSIKAHQSNFKTKPRSIRITDSSRTWGTCDSNLQLTFNWKLAMAPQRVIDYVVVHEMCHMVHLNHDRSFWRLVGKIMPDYKEMENWLALSSWKMTV, from the coding sequence ATGGTACATACATATTTAGGTGAGACAATTAATTTTCATATAACTTATAAGAAGAAAAAGTCCGTGCGTCTTTTTGTAGATTCATACGGAAATGTGGAAGTGCAAGCTCCGAAAGGAACACCTGTTGAATACTTAGTCCAGTTGCTAGAGGAGAAGTGGGATTGGATTCAGACAACACGTAAGGAAATGCAGGAGCGAGCGCATGGACCACAGGAAAAGGATTACGATCAAGGAGAGGGCTTTTTGTATTTAGGGAATACGTATCCGATACAGATTTCCCAAGATATAAGCATTGAGCAAGACAATGCGATTTTTGAAGGGGATAAGTTACATATTTATGTAAAAGAGCTAAAGGATGAGAAAATACAGCAAGCTTTAAAACGATTTTATTATAAGCAGTGTAAAACTTTAGTAGAGAAGAGTATTAAAGCGCATCAAAGTAACTTTAAGACAAAACCACGTTCTATTCGTATTACAGATAGTAGTCGTACTTGGGGTACTTGCGATTCGAATTTACAACTAACATTCAATTGGAAGCTAGCAATGGCACCACAGCGAGTAATTGACTATGTAGTCGTTCATGAAATGTGTCATATGGTTCATTTAAATCATGATCGCTCTTTTTGGCGTCTTGTCGGGAAGATAATGCCTGATTATAAAGAAATGGAGAATTGGTTAGCCTTATCTAGTTGGAAAATGACGGTCTAA
- a CDS encoding DUF1456 family protein — translation MAMSNNDILKRVRYALDIRDIDMVEIFKLGGMEVTKEDVVDMLTKIKREPQHEPENPDVIEDEYVKTCDMMMLEAFLNGFITLKRGKQDPKPGQPAPVQSKESANNLLLKKMKIALSLTSEDVLDILDSVGVTVTKGELGALLRKKGHKNYKECGDKYARNFIKGLAVKYRG, via the coding sequence ATGGCAATGAGCAACAACGATATATTAAAAAGAGTACGATACGCTTTAGACATAAGAGATATAGATATGGTAGAAATCTTTAAACTTGGCGGGATGGAAGTAACGAAAGAAGATGTAGTTGATATGCTTACAAAAATAAAAAGAGAGCCTCAGCACGAGCCTGAAAACCCTGATGTAATCGAAGATGAGTACGTAAAAACATGCGATATGATGATGTTAGAGGCGTTTTTAAATGGATTTATTACTTTAAAAAGAGGGAAGCAAGATCCAAAACCAGGGCAGCCTGCACCTGTACAGAGCAAGGAGAGTGCCAATAACCTTCTTCTAAAGAAAATGAAAATCGCACTATCTTTAACGAGTGAGGATGTACTTGATATATTAGATAGCGTGGGCGTTACGGTAACAAAAGGAGAGTTAGGCGCTCTGTTAAGAAAAAAAGGCCATAAAAATTACAAAGAGTGCGGCGATAAATACGCAAGGAATTTCATTAAAGGATTAGCTGTAAAGTATAGAGGATAA
- a CDS encoding GNAT family N-acetyltransferase, which translates to MTVLYEGTLKQNNESFHVTLLSLEHIEQILSLQNIVVEALEDKSRLQPLSQEEFQYILEGNGMMIGAFIENELIAFRALLVPPIDDEHLGLDIGLPESELHRVIYQEISNVHPNYRGNGMQKILAKVIMEELQEEDSKYDYVCCTVAPFNIPSLKDKFAQEMEIAALKEKYGGSLRYVFVKELRRDKENDWTDVQSILMSDASGQQALLSEGYRGYEMAKVDGDFVVKFGR; encoded by the coding sequence ATGACGGTTCTATACGAAGGAACATTAAAACAAAATAACGAATCATTTCACGTTACATTACTATCACTAGAGCATATCGAGCAAATCTTATCACTACAAAACATTGTAGTTGAAGCACTAGAAGATAAAAGTCGTTTACAACCACTCTCACAAGAAGAATTTCAATACATTCTAGAAGGAAACGGCATGATGATCGGTGCTTTTATCGAAAACGAACTCATCGCATTTCGCGCTCTACTCGTCCCTCCTATCGATGATGAACATTTAGGGCTCGATATTGGTTTGCCAGAAAGTGAACTACACCGCGTCATCTATCAAGAAATCTCAAACGTTCATCCGAACTACCGAGGAAATGGTATGCAAAAAATATTAGCAAAAGTCATTATGGAAGAATTGCAAGAAGAAGACAGCAAATATGATTACGTATGCTGCACCGTTGCTCCTTTTAACATTCCGAGCTTGAAGGATAAGTTTGCGCAAGAGATGGAGATTGCTGCGCTGAAGGAGAAGTATGGTGGTAGTCTGCGGTATGTTTTTGTGAAGGAATTGCGCAGAGATAAGGAAAACGATTGGACAGATGTTCAAAGTATTCTAATGAGTGATGCTAGTGGACAGCAGGCTTTGCTTTCGGAGGGGTATCGTGGGTATGAGATGGCGAAAGTGGATGGGGATTTTGTTGTGAAGTTTGGACGATAA